A region of Solanum dulcamara chromosome 7, daSolDulc1.2, whole genome shotgun sequence DNA encodes the following proteins:
- the LOC129896536 gene encoding uncharacterized protein At2g39795, mitochondrial-like translates to MAVTNIIRRTASQVVPLAARVFGRTQSYHHRSSALFSTVVNRSAASRNFFRSSVPSTLHFYSTKRPSSDESLLKVIQSEIQCVEESDEKDEVEEAPEGFPFKIEDHPGQQTITLTREYQGESIDVEVHMPDLVTGDEDENENTAEDDNEGANQSQIPLVVRVSKKNGPSLEFGITAFADEIVIDTLSIKDPNVAEDQIAYEGPDFSDLDENLQKAFHKYLEIRGIKPSTTNFLHEYMINKDGREYKIWLKNLKKFIEA, encoded by the exons ATGGCTGTCACTAACATCATCCGAAGGACTGCTTCTCAAGTTGTACCCTTGGCTGCTCGGGTATTCGGTAGAACTCAGAGCTACCATCATCGATCCTCTGCTCTCTTCTCCACCGTAGTTAACCGTAGTGCTGCTTCTAGAAACTTCTTTCGGAGCTCAGTACCGTCGACCCTTCATTTCTATTCTACCAAGAGGCCCAGTTCTGATGAGTCACTCCTAAAAGTCATTCAGTCTGAAATCCAATGTGTCGAGGAATCCGACGAAAAAGACGAG GTTGAGGAGGCTCCTGAGGGTTTCCCCTTCAAGATTGAAGATCATCCAGGACAACAAACTATAACATTGACAAGAGAGTATCAAGGTGAATCTATTGATGTCGAAGTTCACATGCCTGATCTTGTTACTGGCGATGAAGATGAGAATGAAAACACTGCTGAGGATGATAATGAAGGGGCCAATCAGTCCCAAATTCCTCTAGTTGTTAGGGTGTCTAAGAAGAATGGACCATCTTTGGAGTTTGGTATCACCGCTTTTGCTGATGAGATTGTTATTGACACTTTGTCAATCAAAGATCCTAATGTTGCTGAGGATCAGATTGCTTATGAAGGACCTGATTTCTC GGATTTGGATGAGAACCTCCAAAAGGCTTTCCACAAGTATCTGGAGATCAGGGGTATCAAGCCCAGCACAACCAACTTCTTGCATGAGTACATGATCAACaaggatggtagagaatacaaGATATGGCTTAAGAATCTGAAGAAATTCATTGAGGCTTAG